The Treponema phagedenis DNA segment TGATTTAATCTCCGCTTTTTTTTATTATTTTATACATGGCAAATCGTTCACGAACTGCGGAAGCTTTGGTGCTTTCTTTAGGAGAATTCGGAGAAGGGCATCGAATGGTGCGTTTATTTATTAAGGAAGATACTACGTGCTCGCTCTTGCACGCTGCCCTGTACGGCGGCGCAAAAAGTAAGGCACGCAGTTCTATTGCCCCTTATCAAACCGGAACCGTCTGGTTGTATTCAAATCCGATCAAAAACACGCATTCGATAACCGACTTTGCCATTACCTCATATCGTTTTAGTATTAGAGAAAGTCTTGTCCGTTTATGGAGCGCCGCTCTTTGCGCGGAGCTTATCGATGCAACAAAGGGAAATATCAGCTGGGTTTTGGTAAACGCGTTTCTTGACGGCATAGAAAACCTTCCGGACAATGAGTGCAAAGTCGCCCTTATCAGATTTTTGTGGCGAGTATTATTGGGCGAAGGGATTGCTCCGGAAATTGACTGCTGCGCCGCGTGCCGAAAAAGCTTTACCGATTTATTGGCAAACGAATATTTTTATTATCATACGCATGAGGAGCTCTGCCTTTGCAGCAGCTGCAGCGATATATCACAAAGCGGTTTTCAACTAAGCAAAGAAGCGCTTTTTTTTCTGCTCGCCGTGAAAGAAAAACCTCCCGCCTATTCGCGGGCGCTGCCGCTTTCCCAACAAACCTACGGAATGCTACGGCGTTTCCTCTTTTACCTTATCACCAAAATGAACGGCAAAAAACTGAACACCATTGAAAGCGCGCAAGGTTTGCTCTAATGTAGCGTTTTGTAATTAAGTTGCTGTTACCTTAATCGGAGCATCACCAACAAAAGCGTGCGGATTCAGTATCACTATGGTAAATTGCTCACCGTTGTCAAACTCAGAACGGGCACGGACGCCCGTGGTTCCACGCAGAATTGAGTTTGAAAACTACCACAGCGCACTCGGAGTTTTCAAACTCACAGGTTTCATTTTGCCACGGACGGCAAAATGAAACCGTTGTGTCAAACTCTTTTTTATACAATTTTTTACGTTTTTGGTACGATGTATTAAAAAACGAATTGACTTATTAAAAAACGCTGTACTAAACGTGCATATCTTTTTAAAAGCTAATTTCCGATAACTTCGGGAAAAACGCGGTCGCCGAGAACGTGTTTTATAAGGAAGGCAAGCAGGGTTCCGCAAATTAATCCTACCAAAATTCCGAGTATGGCGGTTCCTTGATTATCCGTATAGCGAAAAATGAGTCCATAGCCAAGCGCCGCTAAAAAAAGAGGTACGATAATTGAAATAAGGATTTGAATCAGCGTTTGCATTTTTGTAGTGATTACCGTTACCGCATCTCCAATCGAAAGACTTTTACCTTTTTTATTTAATGCGATAACTTCGTTTCCGTTTATCACAAAAAGCCCTGTCTCCGCATGTTCATAATTACAGCCTGCGCAGGAAGGGCGGGAAGCGGCGTTAAAAGTATCGGTAGACTTAATTGAACAGGCGCACGTATCCTGTATGAGTTCTATTTTTAGTTTTTGAAATCCGTCTTTTGATTTTTTTTCAATTGCTTTTACTATTCCCCGTTTTCTCATGTTTTTCTCCTGATACTATAATTCGCTCTATGGTTTTTGCCGTGCCGTCATCATTGACTTCCAATACAATCCCTTGTAAGCAGGGACATTCCCAACTATGGCGGGTGAGATTAAAAAGCCCCGTTTTATATTCTTGTATTTTACCTTGCGGGTCAAAACCTCCCACCGAATAAAAACTGCCGGTTCTCCCCGAATCGGTGATATAAGCGGTTTTTTCAGATAAGATAGTTTCATCGGCGGTGGGAACCTTGTTTCCCGATCCGATTACTGCGGAAACTTTTCCGTTCAGAAAAAACCCCATTGTTTGCTTTTCCGCGGTTGACAAAGCCGCATAATCAACGATAACAGCGGAAGTTTCTTGTTTTATTTTTTCTATTGTTTCAAGCAAAAAAGGAAAAGGATTATCTGCAACGATTTTCCGTATTCCCATTCTTCCTAATAAAGAGATAACTGCAAGCTTTTTTTTATTCAAATTTGAATAAAAGATTCCCATGCCTTTTCCGGGACTTTCAGAAGATACATTCATAGGACGCAAAACATAGGAAAGAGTATCCAGTTTTTCGGTTAAATCAGGCTTTTGAAAAATAGATTCTCCTGCGGTGATACAGTCAACGCCCAGTTTGTGCAAGTATCCCGCATGCTGCCTTCCAAGGCCGGAAAAACCGGTTGCGGAATTTGCATTGGCAATAATAAAATCAGGACGATATTGTTTACGCAATTGAGGTAATAATTCTTTTACCAAAAACACTCCGACTTTCCCGATAAGTTCCGCTATATATATAATTTTCATTCCTTTTCCTCGTCAGGGTAATTCATTTGTTCTAAAAGTTTTGTGCAAATTGCCGCTTTTTCATCGTTTTTAAGCACAAGATACGTATCCCGTAAATTAAATACCGCATCTCCGAGATCGGGCATCAAAGAAACGGCGGTCTCAAATGAGCGTAAGGCTTCGGTATATTCTTTTTTATTAAATAAAAGAGTCCCGTAATTATTCCATATTCTGCCGCTATCGCTTTCCAAGTTAAGTGCGCGCATATAGGCTTTTTGCGCAGCCTCAATTTCTCCGGTTTCGTGTAAAATAACGCCGAGTGTGTCCCAGATGTCCGCATCAAAAGGATCGCAACGGGCAGCCTGATACAAAGCGCTGGTGCAATCCGTTTTTTTCTTAAGTGCATAATAACTTAACCCTAAATTAAACCACATCAGGCTATTATGAGGTTCCATTCTTAAACCTTTTCGAAGACAGGCAATAGCCTCCGCATGCAACCCTTCCGCAGCAAGAGTTACAGCAAAATCATTTAAATAATCGGCTGTTTCTTTCATATTGTCCTCCTGGTCGTATATATTATACTCAAACATACATTTTCATTTGTTTTAAGAAAAACAAATCTTGTATGTACCCTACTCCATACTATGAAAAAGATCGGCAATAAGTTTTGCCGCCGGCTTAGCGGGAAAATGACCGCAAAGTTGCAGTACGGAAGCTTCTATCATTTGAATCCCGTAATTTTTTGCCCGCTCCGCCGCCTTGGAAGAATTCAAGAGCTCAATGCATTCCCGTATTGCCTGAGATTCTATTCCTTCTTTTTTTGCCGTTTCAAAATAACTTTGAATCTTTTGCAGATCTTCGGGATGTTCTTCAAGATGAAATATTACCGGAAAGCTTTTCTTTCCTTCGACAATATCATCTCCGATATTTTTTCCTTTATTTCCTCCCGTGATATTTTTTGCATCATCTAAAATTTGAAATCCGATCCCTATCGATTCCATTGTTTTCCCGTATTGCTCTGTAGCTTCCTCCCCTGCTCCGCCGGCAAGAAATCCGATTTCCGCTGCAAGCCGTGCAAGCGATCCGGTTTTTAACGCAATCATTGCCATATATTCTGCCCGCGAGGGGATAAAATTCGAGTTTCTATGCCAATCGATATCCATTGCCTGCCCAAGATGTAAGTTGGTTAAATTTTTATTAACCGTCCGATACAGAGAAAGCTTTAATTCCGAAGAAGAAGGATACGCATTGATAATTGACATTGCATGAAAGTAAAGCCAACTCGCCGCATTTATCGCCGTATCCGTGCCGTATTGTATGTGGATAGCCGGTGCACCTCTTCTGGTTTCGGCGGAATCTTCTATATCATCGTGAATAAGGCTCGCCGTATGGATAAATTCAATTACCGGCGTTAAGGCATAGGCGCGGTACGCATCACCGCAGGCAAGTTCCGCGGATAGCACTGCAACCAAAGGACGCCATCTTTTACCGCCTCGCAGTACTAAGTCTTTGCAAGGCTTAAGCAGCGGCAAAATATGACGCGGTAAAACTGCTTCGGGTATATCTGAAAAACTGAGGTTTACCCAGTCCTGATCAATATATTCCAGCAATGCCGCGTATAATGCTTCTTCTATTCGTTGCAATCGCTGCGCAAATTCTTCACTCATGCGTATACTATAGCCTATGTGCACAAAATTTTCTATAGGGGATGCCGCATGTTTTACAAAAGTCAAGAAATTCTTAAAATAATGGAGTATTTCCGCCGCCTCAAGCCTTATAGGTTTTTTGTTTTGCGTATAGTTCCTAGCAAACTTAACACGGATTAAAAACACACACAATTTACCATTTACCATCTTTACAAATACAGTGGAATTTAGTATTATCGTAAAGATATGAATGACCAAAATGATGAAATCAGTCTGATTGATATTTTTGCCGTGCTCTGGCGCAGAAAAAAAATGATTATAGGAGCCACCCTTTGTTCGGCGATAGTTATAGTTATTCTCTCCATTATTTCAATGGTACTACCTGCAGAAAAGTCTTTTTTACCTAATGTATATACTTCTACCGCTTTGATGCTCATCAATGATAGCCATGGAGGAGGAATGAGCAGTCAATTGCAAAATGCCGGTTTAGAATCTTTTGCAGGCATGCTAGGTGGTATGGCAGGAAAAAAAGGATTAAATTACGGGCAGCTTGCGGTGTTTCTTACAGAAACAAATGCTTTTTTGGACACTGTTGTAGATACTTTTGATTTAATAAAAAGATATAAAATCACAAAATTCCCTCGCTCAGGAAGCAGACGGCTGTTAAAAAAATATATTAAAGCAAAATATGATGAAAAAACAGGAGTTTTTACTGTGAGCTTCACCGATATAGATCCTGTCTTTGCCCACCAAGTCACAAGTTTTATTGCTCAATACTATGAAAAAAGATTTGATGAACTTGGACTAGATGTTGATAAACATCAAAAGGCAGGCATGCAGGAAACTATGAATTTAGCGGTAAAAAAAATACAGAAACTTATGGAAGAAAGAAAAAAACTTGAAGCCAGTGTTTCGATGGGATTTAGCGGCAATATTCCCGCGATTAGCCTGGAAATGGAGCGTTTGGCAAAGGAGATTGCCGCACAAGAAGCTTTTTATACTCATTTGAGGGTGCAGGAAGAAACGATGAATCTTGAGCAGCGAGCCAATGTTCCTATTTTTCAGATACTTGACGCCAGCGAAGTTCCCGATCAAAAATCAGGTCCGTCAAGAGGTATGCTTTGCATCATAACAGTTTTTGCAGTGTTTTTTCTTTCTATATTTTTTGCTTTTATATTACAATCAATTGAAAATATAAAAAATGATCCTGATACACTAAAAAAATTAAAAGGAACGGAATTGTGAAAAAGAGGCTTTTTTTTGTTTTTTGTTTTTTGGCTTATAGTATATGCCAGCAGACAATACTTGCTCAACAAACAATAGATACACAACAGGCGATGTCAAATCCGAACTATCTGGTTACCCCGGGGGATATGTACAGACTTTCCTATGCAGTTGGAACAACGAAAATTGATTATACAATAGCGGTAGATATTTCTTATCGAGTGAGGATTTCAAACTTAGCAATTATTAATGTACGAGGCATGACTTTTTCAGCATTTAAAAACGAGGCAGAGCGAATTGTTTCAAAAAACTATCCCTTAAGTGCAGTACAGTTGGCAATGATTTCTCCTGCCCGGTTTTCGGTCATCGTCAAGGGAGAAGTAAAAACAACCACCGAGGTTCCCTGTTGGGCATTGACAAGGCTATCGGCAGTGGTTACTCCTCTTTTAACACAATATTCGTCAATAAGAGATGTTTCCATAACATCGGTAACGGGTGAAACTAAAAACTATGATATTTTTAAAGCTGCAAATGAGGGTGCTTTGACGGAAGATCCATATCTTCGGCCGGGAGATATCATTACCATACAAAAGCTTCAACGTTCGGTTGTTTTAAAAGGTGCGGTAAGGCGGCCGGGGACGTACCAGCTTTTAGAAAATGAAAATTTGGAAACCTTAATCAATTTATATGGCAAGGGATTTACAGATTCTGCAAACTTAGCCGGAATAAAAATAAACCATGCGATAACCACGGAAGAAACGGATGCAAATGCCGAATTTGCGGATTGGTCTGAACAAGCACAGGATGTTGCTTTAAAAAACCGAGATACGATCATTGTGCTCGATAAAGAAGATTCACATCAAGTTGTTTATTTTGAAGGAGCCTTTTCTTTTAAGAATTCCTCTTTAGTTTCAGGGGATAAAATAGTTTCAGGGGATAAAATAGTTTCAGGGGATAAAATAGTTTCAGGGGATAAAATATCGGATTCTATTATCCCTGTACAATTTACACGAGGTGATACTCTCGCTTCTGCAATACGAGAAAGAAGGACATGGTTTGGTCAGTATACCGATACAGCGGCAGCATATCTATTACGTGAAAACAAGCGGATCCCCATAGAGTTAAACAAGATACTTTACGATATCGAATATCAATGTCCGATTGAATTACAGGCAGGTGATAGATTAATAGTTCCTATTCTAGTGCAACAGGTTACCGTGTCGGGAGCTGTTATGCGGCCCGGCAGATACCCTTATGCACCCGGCCGTACATGGAGTTATTATATCGGTCTTGCGGGCGGCTTTGATACCAACCGAAATACGGGATCGGCTGTAATTATCAGAGATATTTATGGAAAAAAACAAGACAAAAAAACTCCGATTATGCCTGAAACCGAAATTTATGCAAAAAGTAACTCTTTCCTTTATAATTTTAGTCTATATGCCCCGATTATAACGGTTAGCGCTACAGTTGTCACTGCTGTTATTGCGGTTTTAACATTTGTGTACAAAAAATGATTAAAAACATTATTTATAAAGAAGAGTTTATAATCAATATGCCTAAGGTTAAATCGTATAGAAACCTTTGAAATACCAATTTTTAAAGGTTTCTAATAGGGATGTTTTTCTGAAGGTTACTACTAAACCACAAGATAAGGGCTTGCCATGTCTCTTTGAAAAGTTTTCTGAGTTTTTAGAAATTTCCTTGTGTCTATTTTGAATGAACACTTACAAATTAAATCTTGAAAAATATGTATCGAGTTACGAATTTTGATACGTTTGTTTTATTATCAGTGTCAACCGTATAAGTTTTATTGTCTTTAATCTGTGATAATTTCACCCCTATAAGTTTTATTGACGATATTAAAAAAAAATCTTGATACCAAATTTATATAATGAGATAAAAGTGCATGGGTTATAGTCGGTTGCATCGGTGTAAATGATATAAAGATAGAAATAATCAATCAGATGGAGGGTGTTATGGGAAAACTGCATGTGTTGCCTGCAGATAGTTTTGGACTAAATTTCATTACAAAAGAATATATCCCTGTCGGAGAAGATGAATATTATCTTCGCTTTAAACAAAACTCGGAAAAAAATCACCGCTGGCGCGCGCTCACGTTAGGAGAGCTTGAATCTCTTATCAAAAACGGTAACTCTTGCACTGATTGGAATAAAATCTTAGTAGAAGATCCGTTTAACGCGCATCTGATCAAGAATTCCTTTTTTGCCGGTCTTGTGCGGATTTCAGCTTTAGAAGAAAATTATTTAAAATATCATGATTTTACCGTACCGACCGGCATAACAAATAGTAAAATTATTTCCTCCGACATCGGCAAAAACTGTGCAATTCATGATTGTGCTTACATCTCTCATTATATCATTGGAGATCATGTTATTTTAAGCAGAATTGATGAACTTTGTGCTACAAATCATGCAAAATTCGGGGAAGGAATTATCAAAGAAGGAGAAGATGAATCTGTACGAATAAGTATTGAGGTGGTTAATGAAGCGGGAGGCAGAGAGGTTTTACCCTTTGCGGAGATGATTCCCGCTGATGCGTTTTTATGGGCACGATATCGAGACAATAAAAAACTTATTGAAAGATTTAAGAAAATAACTCAGGAGCAGCGGGATAATAGACGAGGATACTACGGAATAATCGGTAGCGAGGCTGTTATAAAAAGTTGCTGTATTATTAAAGATGTCAGCTTCGGGGAATCCGTCTACGTAAAAGGTGCAAATAAGTTAAAAAACTTGACGGTAAAATCATCCTCCAATGAACCAACCCAAATTGGTGAGGGCGTGGAGCTGGTAAACGGTATTATCGGTTTTGGATGCAGAATTTTTTACGGCGTCAAAGCGATACGTTTTGTACTGGGCAATAACTCGGCCTTAAAATACGGAACACGTTTTATCCACTCAATACTCGGGGACAATTCCACTATTTCTTGTTGTGAAGTTTTAAACTCTCTTATTTTTCCTTATCATGAGCAGCACCACAATAATTCATTTTTGATTGCAACCATGATACAGGGACAGTCAAACATGGCAGCCGGCGCAACGGTCGGCTCAAATCATAATACCCGCGGCAATGACGGAGAGATTATTGCCGGCAGAGGTTTTTGGCCGGGACTTTCAAGTACTTTAAAACATAATTGTAAGTTTGCATCTTTTGTGCTTCTTAATAAAGGAAACTATCCGTCTGAACTGAATATAAGCTTTCCGTTTAGTCTTGTCAGTGAAAATGCTCAAAAAAACAGACTTGAAATAATGCCGGCTTATCACTGGATGTATAATATGTATGCGCTCATACGCAATAACAAAAAATTTGCGACTCGAGATAAACGCATTACAAAAATTCAAAAGATAGAAACAAATTGCTTTGCTCCCGATACTGCGATGGAAATGGAGGATGCAATTGCAGAACTTAATTCGCTTATTGAACAAACCTGGCAGAAAGCGGGGAATCCGTTCCTTTCCGCGAAAAAAATTATTGCATCGCATGAAGCGGAGATAAGAAACATGCTGATTATTGTGCCAAATGCGGAAAGATTAAAAGAAAGAGAGAGTGTTTTATTAAAACCTATTGAAGCATGGCATGCGTATCATGATATGCTTATCTGGTATGGGGTCAAAACACTTTTTGATTTTTTTGAAAAAGAACATTGCTCAATTAAAAAATTTGAGCATATAACACTTGAAGAAGTTGAACGAAACTGGGTAAATATGGGCGGGCAACTTGTCCCTGAAAAAAAACTTTTTGCACTTATGGATAGAATAGCAAACGGAGACTTTTTAACCTGGAATCAAATACACGAGGAATACGAGGTGTTATATGCGCAATATCCTTATGATAAGGCGGAAAATGCGTATGCCGTACTTTGCCGAATTAAAGGAGTATCAAAACTAACCAAAGAGCTTTGGAATGAGTATATTGATGAATCTCTTCGGATAAGAAAATTTATTGAAGAAGAGATTCTTAAAACAAAACTCAAAGATTACACTAATCCTTTTAGAGATATTACGTATCGTAATAAAGCCGAACGGGATGCCGTACTCGGGAAGGTTGAAGACAATCCGATAATACAAGAATCAAAGATTGAAACAGAGTATTTTTTTTCTCAAGCGGAAAAAATGCGATTATAGGTTTAGAACATTTGCTAAAATCTTTTTCAAAACACTGATAGGAAAATGAAACTCCGCTTAGTTTTTAGTGCTTTTTTTCAAAATTCAAAGCATTTTTCATAACAATCGGCTGACCTGTGGCATCAAGGGCGTCTCTCCAGAGCGACCCTTCAGGATCGACGTACTTTCGTTGACTTACAACAACATCAATCGGTAGATGCACAAATTTATTGTGTACAAGTCCGACAATCATCTTTGTTTTTCCGCACATAGCAGCATGCACCGCGTTATTACCTAAGCGTTCGCAATAAATTGAATCTATGGGCGCAGCAACAGCGGATCTGATTTGGTAGCTTGGATCAATATATTTTAAATTGATGTGCATATCAATCAACTTAAAATATCGCTCAATGGCTTCTTTTAAATGAAGCCCGATATCCGCCAAACGTTTATTGCCGGAAGCGTCTGTTGCATTTTTACTTTCCATTATATCTTGTCCCGCACCCTCGGCAACTACGATTACTGCATGGTGACGAGCTAAAAGTCTTTTTTCAAGATGTTTTAAAAACCCGTTTTCTCCTTCAATATCAAAGGGAACTTCAGGGATTAAGACAAAATTCGTTTCGTGGCTTGCAATTGCGGTATGTGTGGCAATAAAACCTGACTCTCTTCCCATTAATTTTACAAGTCCTATTCCGTTTATTTGAGAATGTGCCTCCATATGGGCGGCAGCAACCGCCTCTGTCGCTTTTACAACAGCTGTATCAAAGCCGAATGATTTTTGAATAAACGAAAGATCATTATCAACTGTTTTAGGGATACCGACAACCGCTATCTTCAATTTTCTGCGTTCAATTTCTTCGGCGATTTCCTTCGCTCCCTTTTGACTTCCGTCGCCGCCGATAACAAAGAGTATGTGCAAATTTAATCGTTCAATGCCGTCAACAATATCCGTAACTCGATTGCCGCCGCCACGAGACGTCCCCAATAATGATCCGCCTGTTCTGTGACAGTCATCAACAACATCGGGGTTTAACGGAAGAATATCAAAACCGTAATCGTATAAAAGCCCTTTAAATCCGAATTTAATACCGCTTATCCTTTTGACGCCGTATCTGCGCCAAAGGCAGCGAACAATAGAGCGAATAACATCGTTTAAACCGGGGCATAAGCCGCCGCAAGTGATAATCCCCGCATGAACATGGTTAGGGTTAAAAAAAATCTTCTCTCGCGGCCCTGCCCGCTCAAGCAGCTTTGTTCGATCAAAAGGACCGATTGCTTCATTTATTTTTGAATCAAGTGGATAATGTATGTATTGATCATCATACACATAATTCGGAATATAATCCCCTGAAGTATTTGATAAATGTATTGGAGAGTGAATTTTACATTCTCCCAATGATTCAATTGAAAAATTAAGACTGTCTATATTCATATTTTTCCTTCCTTATAGTACGTTTTGATGCGCGAAACCTATTAAAGTATACCGATAAGCATAAAAAAGCACAAGCAGTTTGTACTGACCCCCATTTTTTGGACACGAAAGTTATTTTTTTAAGCAACCTGCGTTCTAAAATCAACAGGTGACTTCCAACCCAATTTTTTTTGAATTCTTTCATTGTTAAAGAATTCAATGTACTTACCTATAAGTTCTTCCATCTGTTTATAAGTGAGTAATCCATTTTCCAATGTACCATAATAACCACTCTCACACTTAATGGTTCCAAAAAAGTTTTCTATACAGGCATTATCCCAACAGTTTCCACGCCGGCTCATGCTTTGTATCATTCCAAGTTCAGTGAGTTTTTCTCGGTACGCATGTGATGTATACCGTTGCTCCTTGATCGCTATGTAGCAGGACTCCTTCAAGACTATATTTTTCGGCTCGGTGCGTAACGGTGTCAACAGCAAGTTGTGCATCCACATGCCGTGAACACCTCACACCCATACGTGTGAACACTCTGCCTACATAATGGCAGACGGGATGCGGATGTAAGCATTCCCATGGTAAACTGCCCACCGTTGCTCAATTCCAAACGATGTTTTGCCGGTCACTCCAACGTAACCAGGCAAAACTCGTAGGCGAACCAAAGGTAGATTACGGTGCGGAAAACGGGATAATTGATATTGCAGTTAAAAGCAGAGATGAAAAAATAAGCATAAGTATAACCGATTACGGAAAGGGATTTTCTCACGAAGATTTGCAAAAATCAAAACAACAATTTTACCGCGGAGATAAAAGCAGAAACTCACCCAATCACTTTGGTATCGGTTTATATATCGCCGATCAAGTTGCAAAGCAGCACCAAGGGAATTTATCACTTTCAAACTGCACTCACCATCCCGGAGCCGAAGTCGAAATATCTATACCTATAAATTAGCCTCTACAAATTGCCCCTGTAAAAAAAACTCTAGTCCACTCAGTGAAAAAATTTTATTGATGTGATATAATACTCGAAATTAAACACACGAGGATTTTATGAGTAGAAGCGAGATAAGAGAAAGGCTGAAGCTACGACAAGTTACAAAAAAATATTTAAAGCAATTTAATGCGCTATTGCGTTATGCGTTTCAAGTAACAGATAAAGAACTGCAAAGTATCGGCTGGGAGGACGAAGAGATTCGAAAATCCAAGTCTCCGATATTTGATAAGGCAAAGGTATTCGGCTGGTTTGACGGCAGCAAGCTTGCATCGCAGGTAGTAATTTTTCCAATGAGGATGAATATACACGGAAAGATTTATGATATGGGCGGCATCACCGGCGTCGCGACATATCCTGAATATACAAAAATGGGATTGATGCACGAGCTCATTATAAAATCACTTAATGACATGCGCGAAAATCATCAAAGCATTTCACTTCTATATCCGTACTCAATTCCCTTTTATCGTAAAATGGGGTGGGAAATTATTTCCGATAAGATGAGTTATACTATTAAAGATACACAGCTGCCAAAATATGTAAAAGTTTCCGGCATGGTTGAGCGGGTTGATGATGACAACGCTGACTACCGTGAGCTGCATAATCGCTTTTGTTTAAAACGGCACGGAATGTT contains these protein-coding regions:
- a CDS encoding ATP-dependent 6-phosphofructokinase, coding for MNIDSLNFSIESLGECKIHSPIHLSNTSGDYIPNYVYDDQYIHYPLDSKINEAIGPFDRTKLLERAGPREKIFFNPNHVHAGIITCGGLCPGLNDVIRSIVRCLWRRYGVKRISGIKFGFKGLLYDYGFDILPLNPDVVDDCHRTGGSLLGTSRGGGNRVTDIVDGIERLNLHILFVIGGDGSQKGAKEIAEEIERRKLKIAVVGIPKTVDNDLSFIQKSFGFDTAVVKATEAVAAAHMEAHSQINGIGLVKLMGRESGFIATHTAIASHETNFVLIPEVPFDIEGENGFLKHLEKRLLARHHAVIVVAEGAGQDIMESKNATDASGNKRLADIGLHLKEAIERYFKLIDMHINLKYIDPSYQIRSAVAAPIDSIYCERLGNNAVHAAMCGKTKMIVGLVHNKFVHLPIDVVVSQRKYVDPEGSLWRDALDATGQPIVMKNALNFEKKH
- a CDS encoding IS3 family transposase, translated to MWMHNLLLTPLRTEPKNIVLKESCYIAIKEQRYTSHAYREKLTELGMIQSMSRRGNCWDNACIENFFGTIKCESGYYGTLENGLLTYKQMEELIGKYIEFFNNERIQKKLGWKSPVDFRTQVA
- a CDS encoding ATP-binding protein; the encoded protein is MFCRSLQRNQAKLVGEPKVDYGAENGIIDIAVKSRDEKISISITDYGKGFSHEDLQKSKQQFYRGDKSRNSPNHFGIGLYIADQVAKQHQGNLSLSNCTHHPGAEVEISIPIN